One window from the genome of Elusimicrobiota bacterium encodes:
- a CDS encoding DNA alkylation repair protein — protein MNYQQIISKIKSLYNPKNIAGMKRFGINVKNAYGVPIPELRKIGRLVKKDHEIAKQLWNSGIHEARILASIVDDPKQITSKQMDDWVKEFNSWDICDQCCMNLFSETEIGYNKAIDWAKRKEEFEKRAGFALMAVIAVHNKKLPDKELIKFFPIIKRESTDERNFVRKAVNWALRQIGKRNMALNREAVKLSKELKDSQNKSACWIGTDAYRELTNPKVVERIKNKKR, from the coding sequence ATGAACTACCAACAAATCATTTCCAAAATCAAATCCTTGTATAATCCCAAAAACATTGCCGGCATGAAGCGGTTTGGCATTAATGTAAAGAACGCTTATGGCGTGCCCATACCTGAACTTAGAAAGATAGGCAGGCTTGTTAAAAAAGACCATGAGATCGCCAAACAGCTATGGAACTCAGGAATTCATGAAGCAAGGATCCTGGCAAGCATAGTAGATGACCCTAAACAGATAACCTCAAAACAGATGGATGATTGGGTAAAAGAATTCAACTCCTGGGATATATGCGACCAATGTTGCATGAACTTGTTTAGTGAAACCGAAATTGGCTACAACAAGGCAATTGACTGGGCCAAAAGAAAGGAAGAATTTGAAAAGCGCGCAGGATTTGCTTTAATGGCGGTTATTGCAGTTCATAACAAAAAACTGCCGGATAAAGAGCTAATAAAGTTTTTCCCCATTATCAAAAGAGAATCAACAGATGAACGAAACTTTGTAAGGAAAGCCGTAAACTGGGCGCTTAGGCAGATTGGCAAACGCAATATGGCGTTAAACAGGGAAGCAGTTAAACTCTCAAAAGAACTAAAAGACAGCCAAAATAAATCAGCCTGTTGGATTGGTACGGATGCCTATAGGGAATTAACAAACCCGAAAGTAGTAGAACGCATTAAAAACAAAAAGAGATAA
- a CDS encoding ZIP family metal transporter, with translation MLKIWAYTLISVVIVSLVSLIGVFTLSLDKEKLNSILKYLVSFAVGGLFGDAFIHLLPQSFEKLGYGLSTSLYIVLGLMIFFVLEKFLRWRHCHHVTTEQHIHPVVTMNLVSDAVHNMIDGMIIAASYIINIPLGIATTLAVVFHELPQEIGDFGILIFGGLKVRKALYFNFLTALTSVLGALIVLIVGPFVKEYTYLLLPITAGGFIYIAGSDLIPVLHEHDNSCDTTVSNSVWQFLMIILGVALMALLTFLE, from the coding sequence TTGTTAAAAATCTGGGCTTATACATTAATCAGCGTGGTAATAGTAAGTTTGGTTTCCCTGATCGGTGTTTTTACCCTTTCTCTGGATAAAGAGAAATTAAACTCAATTCTGAAATATCTGGTAAGTTTCGCTGTTGGCGGGCTTTTTGGGGATGCGTTTATTCATCTGCTTCCGCAGTCATTTGAAAAATTGGGTTATGGTTTATCCACTTCCTTATATATTGTATTGGGCCTTATGATATTTTTCGTGCTTGAGAAATTTCTGCGCTGGCGCCATTGCCACCATGTGACTACAGAACAACACATTCATCCTGTTGTTACAATGAATTTAGTAAGCGATGCGGTGCACAATATGATTGACGGTATGATAATTGCCGCGAGTTACATAATCAACATCCCTCTTGGCATTGCGACTACGCTTGCTGTAGTTTTTCATGAACTCCCGCAGGAAATTGGTGATTTCGGTATACTTATTTTTGGCGGGCTTAAAGTAAGGAAAGCATTGTATTTTAATTTTTTAACTGCATTAACTTCCGTTTTGGGCGCGCTGATTGTGCTTATTGTAGGGCCTTTTGTTAAGGAATATACTTATCTGCTGCTTCCTATAACCGCAGGCGGTTTTATTTATATAGCAGGTTCAGACCTTATCCCCGTGCTTCATGAACATGACAATTCATGCGATACTACTGTTTCAAATTCAGTCTGGCAGTTTTTAATGATAATTCTTGGTGTCGCCCTCATGGCCCTCCTCACCTTTCTGGAATAA
- the dusB gene encoding tRNA dihydrouridine synthase DusB, with translation MKIGNIELKNNIFMAPMAGVTDITFRIACKQMGAALVYTEMITARGIHHKNKKTQKMLEILEEEKPVALQLFGSEPDILAEACEFVNDNKDIVLIDINMGCPTKKVVKRFEGVSLMRNPKLAAEIIRQAKKVSNKPITAKIRTGFDSKNINAVDFAKELEQAGVEAITVHGRTGEQKYSGKASWDIIKEVKENIHSIPIIGNGDIFSPYDAVRMLQHTKCDGIMVARGALGNPWIFRGILQAIKGEDVTSPPYEEIAEICNQHLKREIERYGEKKGLLRFHRHLLYYGIKCSILKDNTGPKNKARASQYKDKLEHTHNKEMTRFIKQGLMS, from the coding sequence ATGAAAATCGGAAACATTGAATTAAAGAACAATATCTTCATGGCGCCCATGGCGGGCGTTACGGATATTACTTTCAGGATAGCCTGCAAACAAATGGGGGCCGCGCTTGTTTATACTGAAATGATTACAGCGCGGGGCATTCATCACAAAAACAAAAAGACCCAAAAGATGCTGGAGATACTTGAAGAAGAAAAACCGGTCGCCCTTCAGTTGTTTGGCAGCGAACCGGATATACTCGCGGAGGCCTGCGAATTTGTTAATGATAACAAGGACATTGTTCTAATAGATATTAATATGGGATGCCCTACAAAAAAAGTTGTTAAAAGGTTTGAAGGTGTTTCGCTGATGAGAAACCCCAAGCTCGCCGCGGAAATAATAAGGCAGGCAAAAAAAGTATCCAACAAACCAATTACAGCCAAGATAAGAACAGGGTTTGATTCAAAAAATATCAATGCGGTTGATTTTGCCAAAGAGCTGGAACAAGCAGGCGTTGAAGCAATTACGGTTCATGGCAGGACCGGTGAACAAAAGTATTCCGGCAAAGCGAGTTGGGATATAATAAAGGAAGTAAAGGAAAATATTCATAGTATTCCCATAATCGGCAACGGAGATATATTCAGCCCTTACGATGCGGTAAGAATGCTGCAGCATACAAAGTGCGACGGTATTATGGTAGCGCGCGGCGCATTAGGGAACCCCTGGATATTCCGCGGGATCCTTCAGGCAATAAAAGGAGAGGATGTAACTTCGCCCCCCTACGAAGAGATTGCGGAAATCTGCAATCAGCACTTAAAGAGAGAGATAGAGCGCTACGGTGAAAAGAAAGGGCTCTTGAGATTTCACAGGCACTTATTATATTACGGTATAAAATGCTCTATTCTTAAAGACAACACCGGCCCGAAAAACAAAGCAAGAGCTTCTCAGTATAAAGACAAACTCGAACACACCCACAATAAAGAGATGACCAGGTTTATCAAGCAAGGTTTGATGTCGTAA